One Deltaproteobacteria bacterium CG11_big_fil_rev_8_21_14_0_20_42_23 genomic window, TGGCTATCGAAAACCTAGAAGGCTATCTCACCGTTTCGCCAAGCGTGGTGCCAAAGAAAAAACACTTGTTTGCACTGCGAGCTATAGGCCCTTCTATGAATCGGGCCAACATCGAAGGCAAGTCCATCGAAGATGGGGACTATGTGATTGTAGATCCCGAAATAAAAACTCCAAAAAATGGAGACTACGTCCTTTCGGTCGTCTCAGGTTCTGCCAACATCAAGCGATTTTGCCGCGATACAAAAAATAAACTCATCGCCTTAATTTCAGAATCAACGCAAGAACTACCGCCCATTTATATTCACCCAAATGATTTTGCAGAATACATGATTAATGGAAAAGTGATTCGCGTTATAAAGAAGATCAAAAACATCTCATGAAAAAACATACGACAACAAAACCAGAAACGTCAGAATTTCTTCTGTATCAAACTGAAGATGGTTTAACAAAACTTGAAGTAACATTACTCGATGAAACCGTTTGGCTGACGCAAACGCAAATGGCAGACTTGTTTCAAAAAGATGTGAGAACAATTTCAGAACATATTTCAAATATTTACGAAGAAAATGAACTCACTTCAAAGGCAACTCTCCGGAATTTCCGGACAGTTCAAACTGAAGGAAATCGTGAAGTTACGCGCGATGTACGTCATTACAATTTAGACGTCATCAAAGTATGTGGTGAAGATTTTATTTCGCGTGATGCAGGTCTCAAAATTCGAAAACTTATTCTCAAACATTGGGACGAAAAAGGCATTGAACTAAAATTCAGTGGAAAATCAATAAGCTCAGTTTCCTTTTTCGACGAAGCTATTGGCCTACTCATAAAACGCGATGGGAAATCGCCAGAAGAATTAAAACAAAAGTTGAAATTCCCCGACATCTTGCCAAACGATAAGCGCCTACTCAATCACACAGTCCTTGCCCGCGTGCGGGAGCTTGAAGCTAAGGAAAGTTAGAAAGTACAAAAAACAACTCTTTAAGAAAACTTACATACCGTTTTGACACAAGCCAAGAACTAGAATAGGCATTTCCACCACACTTCACACAAGGAGAAACCGCATGTTTAGTCCACGTCGAGCCTTCCCACTTGTTCGGCTCGCAAATGCAGCTTCAGCTTGTTTTACCAACCATGACGCCCGCACAGGCAGCAGGGTGGTAGCTGCAGATCTTTCTCGAATCGCAGCTTTTCGTGGAATAACTATTTCTGCTGCGGTAAACAATTTATGTAATGCCTTTGTTGCGCAAGATTCCTTCAAACTTTGGTTCCATAAAGGCAATGAGGATGAAGTAAATTAAAATTCCCAGATATCCTACCAAACGATCGGCGATTACTCAACCACACAGTACTCACTCACGTGCGTGAACTTGAAGGTAAGCGAAGTGAGGATGAAAAAACATCACCCCTTCAACCTAAACACCAAAGCCTTTCCATGCTTGCTTGAGCTGGCGATGCCTTTTTCTACGAGGTTCATCAAATCCGTTCGCGCAGTTTCGTAAACCACCTTGTGAGTTTTCATGTATTTTTTAATTGTTATTGAAGCATCTTTGTTTTTGAGTTGCGATTTTATAAACTTTTTTTGCCGATCGTTTAAATGTGGCTGTTCTTCTATAATACTGTGAAACAGATCTGACTTGTTCCATTCTGTTTCTACAGCATCAATCGATTCACGAACCATGTATACCGAAAAGATAATAAAATAAGTAAGATCATCGCCAGCATCTTCTACATTTTTTATAGCCTTGTAATAAGCGCTTCTTTTTTCGGCCAAAAGTTTTGAAATGGAAACATACTGAAAAAAAGCATACTGCTTTTTCAATAAATAGTAATACATCAGCGCTCGCGACATTCTTCCGTTTCCATCTACAAAAGGATGGATGTAAACCGTGTAAAAATGAATCATAGAAGCCTTCACTACGGGATGTAAAAACACCACATCTAAAGCTTCGAAATTCATCCACTGATACAGACTTTCCATGAGCTGATCGAGTTTTTCAGGCGGAGGAGGGGTGTAAACGATTTCTCCATTTCGCGCATCTTGAACATATCGCTGATCTTTTCGATAGATGCCTACAAAGTTTTTATCTTCAGGCTCTAAAGTATCATGCACCAAAATCTTGTGCAGCTCACATACAAATTTTTTGGAAATATCTTCGTGCACATGTTCGCGAATATATTGAAGCGCATTATAATTATTCAGCGTCATACGTTCACTTCTGTCTTGAGGGGAAATTCCATGACGCACCATTTCTTCTGCTCTTTTTTTTGTAGTTCGCGCGCCTTCAATC contains:
- a CDS encoding cell filamentation protein Fic; translated protein: MPKEQNDSLARLIFIEKCNEHYLSEREIKYKIPKGMNEQETLDLIKMLREKKSEPVYGLNTVRGKAFRYWQTNTIERILHEIDIKGHDSKWANVKAPISGELTKDALIYEALYSSMIEGARTTKKRAEEMVRHGISPQDRSERMTLNNYNALQYIREHVHEDISKKFVCELHKILVHDTLEPEDKNFVGIYRKDQRYVQDARNGEIVYTPPPPEKLDQLMESLYQWMNFEALDVVFLHPVVKASMIHFYTVYIHPFVDGNGRMSRALMYYYLLKKQYAFFQYVSISKLLAEKRSAYYKAIKNVEDAGDDLTYFIIFSVYMVRESIDAVETEWNKSDLFHSIIEEQPHLNDRQKKFIKSQLKNKDASITIKKYMKTHKVVYETARTDLMNLVEKGIASSSKHGKALVFRLKG